One region of Thermus albus genomic DNA includes:
- the glpX gene encoding class II fructose-bisphosphatase: MPTRNLGLDLMRATEAAALASARFVGRGDKEGGDQAAVEAMRLLLNSLDFRGRVVIGEGEKDKAPMLYNGEVLGQGEGPLWDLAVDPVEGTRLLALGRPGAISVIAAAPEGTLFNPGPAFYAAKLVVGPEAKEAIDLKASVADNLKEIARALKKEVRELTVFVLDKPRHGRLIEEIRMAGARISLQTDGDVGGALAAVLPDTGIDVLMGTGGTPEGVIAAVAVRALGGGMQMRLDPQSEEERWNVVHAGYDLDRVYTLEELCAAEDTHFAATGITDGPFLRGVRYGESRAWTESLVIRGATRTLRKVEAWHQLGKLRGISPVAY; this comes from the coding sequence ATGCCCACACGCAACCTAGGCCTGGACCTGATGCGGGCTACGGAGGCTGCGGCCTTGGCCTCGGCCCGCTTCGTGGGCCGGGGGGATAAGGAAGGAGGGGACCAGGCGGCGGTGGAGGCCATGCGCCTTCTCCTGAACAGCCTGGATTTCCGCGGCCGGGTGGTGATCGGGGAAGGGGAGAAGGATAAGGCCCCCATGCTCTATAACGGGGAGGTCCTGGGCCAAGGGGAGGGTCCCCTTTGGGACCTGGCGGTGGACCCCGTGGAGGGAACGAGGCTTCTGGCCCTGGGCCGCCCGGGGGCCATCAGCGTGATCGCCGCTGCCCCGGAAGGCACCCTCTTCAATCCGGGCCCGGCCTTCTATGCCGCCAAGCTGGTGGTGGGCCCTGAGGCCAAAGAGGCCATTGACCTGAAGGCCTCGGTGGCCGACAACCTCAAGGAGATCGCCCGTGCCCTAAAGAAGGAGGTGCGGGAGCTCACAGTCTTTGTCCTGGACAAGCCCCGCCACGGGCGGCTCATTGAGGAAATCCGCATGGCGGGGGCCCGGATCAGCCTGCAGACCGATGGGGATGTGGGTGGGGCCCTGGCCGCGGTCTTGCCCGACACCGGCATAGATGTCCTCATGGGGACCGGGGGTACGCCGGAAGGGGTTATCGCCGCCGTGGCGGTGCGGGCCCTCGGAGGAGGGATGCAGATGCGCCTGGACCCCCAGAGCGAGGAGGAACGTTGGAACGTGGTGCATGCCGGGTATGACCTGGATCGGGTCTATACCCTCGAGGAGCTCTGCGCCGCCGAAGACACCCACTTTGCTGCCACCGGCATCACCGATGGCCCCTTCCTCCGAGGGGTACGGTATGGGGAGAGCCGGGCTTGGACCGAAAGCCTGGTGATCCGCGGGGCCACCCGTACCTTGAGGAAGGTGGAAGCGTGGCACCAGTTAGGGAAGCTTCGGGGCATCAGCCCCGTGGCCTATTAG
- a CDS encoding ribulose-bisphosphate carboxylase large subunit, translating into MTDKKAIYKKGGVVEYKQMGYWQPDYEPKDTDTIALFRVTPQPGIEPEEAAAAVAGESSTATWTVVWTDRLTSLDRYQAKAFRVEPVPGNPEQFFAWIAYDLALFEEGSIANMTSSIIGNVFGFKALKALRLEDLRIPVAYLKTFMGPPHGIPVERDMLNKYGRPLLGATVKPKLGLSGKNYGRVVYEALAGGLDFTKDDENTNSQPFQRWRDRFLYAQEAVMKAEQVTGERKGHYMNVTAATMEQVYERLEFAKEIGAIVVMVDLTMGYTALQSVSNWCHKNGMLLHMHRASHSTFTRQKNHGVNFRVVAKWLRMLGVDHLHAGTAVGKLEGDPNLVRGYYDILREQYVKADPVKGIYFDQDWGYLAPVMPVASGGIHAGQMHLLLSLFGDDVVLQFGGGTFGHPMGIQAGATANRVALEAMVKARNEGRDILAEGPEILKKAAQHSPALAAALETWGSVTFDFASTDTPDVVPTPSN; encoded by the coding sequence ATGACGGATAAAAAGGCCATTTACAAGAAGGGCGGGGTGGTGGAGTACAAACAGATGGGCTACTGGCAGCCCGACTATGAGCCCAAAGATACCGATACCATCGCCCTTTTCCGCGTCACCCCGCAACCGGGCATCGAGCCCGAGGAGGCGGCGGCGGCGGTGGCTGGAGAGTCCTCCACCGCCACCTGGACGGTGGTCTGGACCGACCGCCTAACCAGTTTGGACCGGTACCAGGCCAAAGCCTTCCGGGTGGAGCCGGTGCCGGGGAACCCGGAGCAGTTCTTTGCCTGGATAGCTTACGACCTGGCCCTCTTTGAGGAGGGGTCCATCGCCAACATGACCTCCTCCATCATCGGGAACGTCTTCGGATTCAAGGCCCTTAAGGCTCTCCGCCTCGAGGACCTCCGCATCCCCGTGGCCTACCTTAAGACCTTCATGGGGCCTCCGCACGGCATTCCCGTGGAGCGGGACATGCTGAACAAGTATGGCCGTCCCCTTCTTGGGGCCACGGTGAAGCCCAAGTTGGGCCTTTCCGGCAAGAACTACGGCCGGGTGGTTTACGAGGCCTTGGCGGGAGGCTTGGACTTCACCAAGGATGACGAGAACACCAACTCCCAGCCCTTCCAGCGCTGGCGGGACCGTTTCCTCTACGCCCAGGAGGCGGTGATGAAGGCGGAGCAGGTCACGGGGGAACGCAAGGGCCACTACATGAACGTGACCGCCGCCACCATGGAGCAGGTCTACGAGCGCTTGGAGTTTGCCAAAGAGATCGGCGCCATCGTTGTCATGGTGGACCTTACCATGGGCTACACCGCTTTGCAGTCCGTTTCCAACTGGTGCCACAAAAACGGCATGCTCCTGCACATGCACCGGGCCAGCCACTCCACCTTTACCCGCCAGAAGAACCACGGGGTGAACTTCCGGGTGGTGGCCAAGTGGCTCCGCATGTTGGGGGTGGACCACCTGCACGCCGGCACCGCGGTGGGCAAGCTGGAGGGGGACCCCAACCTGGTACGGGGCTACTACGACATCCTCAGGGAGCAGTACGTGAAGGCGGACCCTGTGAAGGGCATCTACTTTGACCAGGACTGGGGCTACTTGGCGCCGGTCATGCCCGTGGCTTCCGGTGGCATCCACGCTGGCCAGATGCACCTTCTCCTCTCCCTCTTTGGGGACGATGTGGTGCTCCAGTTTGGTGGCGGCACCTTCGGCCACCCCATGGGTATTCAGGCGGGAGCTACGGCCAACCGGGTGGCCCTCGAGGCCATGGTCAAGGCCCGCAACGAGGGCCGGGACATCCTGGCGGAGGGCCCCGAGATCCTCAAGAAGGCGGCCCAGCACTCCCCGGCGTTGGCGGCGGCCCTGGAGACCTGGGGTAGCGTTACCTTTGACTTCGCCTCCACCGACACCCCGGATGTGGTGCCTACTCCCAGCAACTAA